A genomic stretch from Enterobacteriaceae endosymbiont of Donacia dentata includes:
- the sufC gene encoding Fe-S cluster assembly ATPase SufC gives MLKIKNLHVDINNKVILNKFYLSINPGEIHAIMGPNGSGKSTLSYVLAGKKEYNISKGKIYFKNKNLLYMKPEIRAREGIFVSFQYPIEIPGVSNDIFLYNSLKAIIKYKKKKELDRFTYKKIINKKIKVLEKSKNFLQRFVNVGFSGGEKKINDVFYMFVLEPDLCILDEIDSGLDIDALKIVSKIINIMKNEKRSFLIITHYRRILDYINPDYIHILYNKRIIKSGNFNIISQLENHGYDGWINGK, from the coding sequence ATGTTAAAAATAAAAAATTTACATGTTGATATAAATAATAAAGTTATTTTAAATAAATTTTATTTATCTATAAATCCTGGAGAAATTCATGCAATTATGGGACCTAATGGTTCAGGAAAAAGTACTTTATCATATGTATTAGCTGGTAAAAAAGAATATAATATTTCTAAAGGAAAAATATATTTTAAAAATAAAAATTTATTATATATGAAACCTGAAATTAGAGCTAGAGAAGGAATATTCGTATCTTTTCAATATCCTATTGAAATACCAGGAGTAAGTAATGATATTTTTTTATATAATTCTTTAAAAGCAATAATAAAATATAAAAAAAAAAAAGAATTAGATAGATTTACTTATAAAAAAATTATTAATAAAAAAATAAAAGTTTTAGAAAAATCGAAAAATTTTCTTCAACGTTTTGTTAACGTAGGTTTTTCTGGAGGTGAAAAAAAAATTAATGATGTATTTTATATGTTTGTTTTAGAACCTGATTTATGTATTTTAGATGAAATTGATTCAGGATTAGATATAGACGCATTAAAAATTGTATCTAAAATAATTAATATAATGAAAAATGAAAAAAGATCTTTCTTAATTATTACACATTACCGACGTATTTTAGATTACATAAATCCTGATTATATTCATATTCTTTATAACAAAAGAATTATTAAATCAGGAAATTTTAATATTATTTCCCAATTAGAAAATCATGGGTACGATGGATGGATTAATGGAAAATAA
- the sufB gene encoding Fe-S cluster assembly protein SufB, with protein sequence MNENNLKYFKKDYKEGFITKLKNNKFIPGINLETIYQISSMRNEPKWMLNFRLKGYYSWIKKKEPHWLNGYYKKLNYQKYIYYSAPLYQFKKNNNIKNKYFTDEVKETFNKLHIPTKDNNLIAVDAIFDSVSVITTNKNTLLKKGIIFCSLNDAIQNYPDLVRKYLGSVVPADDNFFASLNAAVASDGTFIYIPKNIHCPIELSTYFRINEKNIGQFERTILIAEENSYVNYIEGCSAPIRKNSQLHAAVVEVIIHKNAQVNYSTVQNWFPGRGKINHEGGILNFVTKRAICKGKNSKMSWTQSETGSAITWKYPSVILKGDNSIGEFFSISLTNGYQQADTGTKMIHIGKNTKSTIISKSISTENSKNTYRGLVYIDKSSYYSRNFTQCDSILIGTKCSTHTYPILNIRNNTSQVEHEATTSKIEEEQIFFCLQRGLDIENAISLIINGFCKEIFNKFPLEFAVEAQKLLSINLENSIG encoded by the coding sequence ATGAATGAAAATAATTTAAAATATTTTAAAAAAGATTATAAAGAAGGATTTATTACTAAATTAAAAAATAATAAATTTATTCCTGGAATTAATTTGGAAACAATATATCAAATATCTAGTATGCGTAATGAACCTAAATGGATGTTAAATTTTAGACTAAAAGGATATTATTCATGGATTAAAAAAAAAGAACCTCATTGGTTAAATGGTTATTATAAAAAATTAAATTATCAAAAATATATTTATTATTCTGCTCCTTTATATCAATTTAAAAAAAATAATAATATTAAAAATAAATATTTTACAGATGAAGTAAAAGAAACATTTAATAAATTACATATTCCTACAAAAGATAATAATTTAATAGCTGTTGATGCTATTTTTGACTCTGTTTCAGTTATTACAACAAATAAAAATACATTATTAAAAAAAGGAATAATTTTTTGTTCATTAAATGATGCGATACAAAATTATCCAGATTTAGTTAGAAAATATTTAGGTTCAGTAGTACCTGCTGATGATAATTTTTTTGCATCTTTAAATGCAGCTGTAGCATCTGACGGTACCTTTATTTATATTCCTAAAAATATACATTGTCCTATAGAACTATCTACCTATTTTAGAATTAATGAAAAAAATATCGGACAATTTGAAAGAACTATTTTAATTGCTGAAGAAAATAGTTATGTAAATTATATAGAAGGGTGTTCTGCTCCGATTAGAAAAAATTCTCAACTACATGCTGCTGTAGTTGAAGTTATTATACATAAGAATGCGCAAGTAAATTATTCAACTGTACAAAATTGGTTCCCTGGTCGCGGGAAAATAAATCATGAAGGAGGAATTTTAAATTTTGTTACTAAAAGAGCAATATGTAAAGGAAAAAATAGTAAAATGTCATGGACACAATCAGAAACAGGATCAGCAATTACATGGAAATATCCTAGTGTTATTTTAAAAGGAGATAATTCTATTGGAGAATTTTTTTCAATTTCTTTAACAAATGGTTATCAACAAGCTGATACTGGAACTAAAATGATTCATATAGGTAAAAATACAAAATCAACAATTATTTCAAAAAGTATTTCTACAGAAAATAGTAAAAATACATATCGTGGATTAGTTTATATTGATAAATCATCCTATTATTCTCGTAATTTTACCCAATGTGATTCAATTTTAATTGGTACTAAATGTAGTACACATACATATCCTATTTTAAATATACGAAATAATACTTCACAAGTTGAACATGAAGCTACGACTTCTAAAATTGAAGAAGAACAAATATTTTTTTGCTTACAAAGAGGATTAGATATTGAAAATGCTATTTCTCTTATTATTAATGGATTTTGTAAAGAAATTTTTAATAAATTTCCTTTAGAATTTGCTGTAGAAGCACAAAAATTATTATCTATTAATTTAGAAAATAGTATAGGATAA
- a CDS encoding HesB/IscA family protein, with protein MLIKKNLIHFICDKKYNYKGLYVTKSAFLQINQIMKKNKDYKGIKIFLKKSGCFGFKYKIILIKKLFNYEIYFKKKNIFIYLDNKDLCFIDGTIIDFIKNNFHESFQFTNNKIKQFCGCKKSFNINYKKN; from the coding sequence TACATTTTATTTGTGATAAAAAATATAATTACAAGGGTTTGTATGTAACAAAATCTGCATTTTTACAAATAAATCAAATAATGAAAAAAAATAAAGATTATAAAGGAATAAAAATATTTTTAAAAAAATCTGGTTGTTTTGGATTTAAGTATAAAATTATTTTAATAAAAAAATTATTTAATTATGAAATTTATTTTAAAAAAAAAAATATATTTATTTATTTAGATAATAAAGATCTTTGTTTTATAGACGGAACTATTATTGATTTTATAAAAAATAATTTTCATGAATCTTTTCAATTTACTAATAATAAAATAAAACAATTTTGTGGATGTAAAAAAAGTTTTAATATTAATTATAAAAAGAATTAA